AGGCAGAATTAACCCGTGAAGTAAAAAAGTAATGGACCGGGTTTGATGGGTGTTAACTGGTCTCTTCGTTAAAATATACCTTATAATATTTCATTTTCTTTTCTTCATCATATCCCAGTTCTAAATATTCAGATGAAGCATCAGGCGCCTCTACATCCATTTTGATCTGGATGTTTGTATCAAGTTTTATCTCAGTCTTTAATTTTTGTTTCTGTTTTTTTACGACTGCCTCTGAAATATGAAACTGATTTCTTATCAATACCTCTTTATCGGTTTCAAACAATTTCTTGTAATCATCAAACAAATCTTTTTGCTCCTCTACTTCAAAAACCTCGTCCTTGAAGTCATGTATGTTTAATGTGTCATTTTCTTTTAAATAATCCACGGTTTTTGCTAAAAAGTGACTTTTTTCCTGAGTACTGTAATCTGTTTTTAAGACTTCGTCCGAAAAATCTTTGCACATTTCCATGTATGACTGGGTGTGGTTGTTCTTATCATCGGCATATTTCACATTCAGAAAGTTCTTTATCCAGTATTGTGCGTCATAATTATTATTATCCACGCTGAGTACCACCATTCCCTCATCATCCTGATAATTTACGATCAAACAGCCTTTGTCGATTTTTTTTGTGCTTATCCCTTTTTGAACGACCACATCAAAACTGTTTCCTTCCTGAAAGGTTTGAAAGAAATTTGTCTTGTTTTCAATTTTGAATATTCCAAGGGCTTTTGTCTGTACCTCGTTGAACTCGATATCGTCAAACAGGGCAACGATCACATCACCTGTTTTGATCTGAGCCGAATTAGACTGCTCAAACAAATGCAGCAAAATGTTCTTGGAGCCATCCACAAAAAACTCTTCCTCTTTAAAAAGCCGCTGTGCGTAAGAATTGATCTCATTCAAATTAATATCGGCATGATGATTAAAACGAAAACTTTCAGTCAGATTTCCGAATGGTTTTAGAAGAAATGGCAACATGAGATTATAGCTGTCTTCATCAAACACAACCGGTTCTTCCGAAAATACATTTCTTGTGTCATTGAACTTGTTCCCGATTTTATGAATGATGAACTGCGGAATACTGGCCTTGTTTCTTTTGATCATTGCGCTGAATTTTTGAAGATGCAATGATACGATTTTACCACATAAAATTATTCAACTTTTACACCAATTTCCTTGCGAATCTGATCACCTTCTTTCTCCCAGGCACGCTTGTAAATAAAAATAAGCCTGGCTTCACCCTTACTCCGGGCTTTAAAACTCCAAACTTCAGTTCCGCCGGCTCCGGTGGCTGCATTGTCAGGAATAACATATTGAACCGATACCGAATCCAATATTGAATTCTTTAATTCCCTTTCCAAAAACCAGGCATACCCGGTGGTTCTGTTTGATTTCAATTTGATCTCAAAAGTTTCTCCTTCCTTGACCTTCATGGACTCTTTCTGGCAGGAACATACCAAAGGAACGATAATAAAAAGAAAATACAAATGTTTCATAAGTCAAGTTTTAATTGTTCAGGCAATAGTTTAAAGCTTTTACGGTGCAATGGGGACGACCCGTATTCTCTGATTGCCTTTCGGTGCTCCGAGGTAGGATATCCTTTGTTTCTGATCCAGCCGTACTGAGGATAATTCTGATGAGCTTTGAACATAAATTCATCCCGATAGGTCTTGGCAAGTATAGAAGCAGCAGCTATATTCAAAAATTTTCCATCTCCTTTTACAATGGTCTCGTGTGGAATATTTCTGTAATTCTTGAACTTGTTTCCATCTACCACAACAAAATCAGGATCTACATCAAGGCCATCCAGAGAATTATGCATGGCCAGGATGGAGGCGTTGAGAATGTTGATTTCATCAATTTTTTCATGGTCGATAAAGGCTACGGCATAAGAGATAGCTTCTTTTTCGATGACGGGCCTTAGGAATTCTCTTTTTTTTTCGCTGAGTTGTTTGGAATCATTCAGCAAAGGGTGCTTAAAATAGGGTGGTAGAATTACTGCTGCTGCAACTACCGGACCCGCAAGACATCCCCTTCCGGCCTCGTCCGTACCCGCCTCTAAATCAAAAGAAGAATATTTTAATTCTAACATAATTTAACTTCTTATCAAAAATAATAAAGGCCCTACAATTAGCATGAAATAATATGCTCAAATATTTTACCTTTGTCATCAATTAAATTTATCCATGTTAAGGAAACTTTCCATTTTAATTTTATTGTTGATAACAACCGGCATCCGGGGCCAGATAAATGACGGAAATCTCAATACCCTTGACAACAGATATGTTGACGTTTACGGTGATACAGCTAAAATCTACGATAAAGAGGTCGAAGTAGAATTAAGCGACAAAACCTATTATCATGACTATAAGGTCATTGATTATAAAATGGATACCACCTACATCGACACCACCCTTATCATGAAAAAGTATTACGAGTTCAATTTAGAGCGCAAGGATGCCTTTGAACTGATGCCTTTTCATAACCCGGGACAAGCCTATAACAGTCTTGCCTACACTTTTAAAGGAAATGAAACCTATCCGAAAATTGGAGCGCGGGCCCAACATTTCAATTATTATGAGGTAGAAGACATTAAATATTACAGCGTACCTACACCATCAACCGAACTCATGTGGTCTACGGTTCTGGAACAGGGCCATTTACTTGACGCCATGTTCACCTTCAACCTTTCGAGGCAATTCAATGCCTCCCTGAGTTTTAAAAGCATTCGGTCTTTGGGTAAATACAGGCATTCTCTTACCGATCATGGAGCGGCAAGGATAACCATGAGTTACCACACCAAAAATAAAAGGTACTTTATTCGCGGTCATCTCGTAGCACAGGATCTTAATAACGATCAGAACGGAGGGCTAACCGATGAATCCCTTTTTTATTTTGAATCAAATGACCCGAATTTTTCAGACAGGGCAAGGCTGGAGACCAATTTTACGGATGCGAAAAGTGTTATAAGAGGTAACCGCTATTATTTTGATCATTTCTACGTACTGTGGGATAAGAAAGACAGTTTAAAATCGATCCCTTCCGACCTGAAGATCGGACATCAGTTCAACTTTGAAAGGAAACATTATGAATACGAGCAAGAAAGTGCCAACTCGATGTTTGGCCCTGCTTTTACCCGAGAGATTGATGATGATGCCAAGTATTCTAAATTTTACAATGAAGCCTATCTGTCTTTAAATTCACCTATAACACTAGGTGAAGTAAGGTTCAAAGTGAATAATTATGCCTATAACTACAGTTATAAAAGTATTGTGATAACTCCGGATGAGGTCATAGATTCAAAACTTGAGGGAAATAGTTTTGCCATTGGTGGCGAATGGCATACGCAATTCAAAAAATTTAATCTGGATGTTGATGCATCACAGATCATATCAGGTAACCTAACGGGCCATGCTTATTCGGCAATGGCTAGTTTTAAAACGGACAGCACATTTCAGGTAACCGCCAGAGCTTACAGCAACAATCGTTCACCGAATTTTAACTTTTTACTGAACCAAAGTGATTACAAATACTATAACTGGCAAAATGACTTTAAAAATGAAGAGATCAATGGTATAGACTTTGTTTTTGACTCTGAAAAGTGGATCTATGCCTCGGCCTATCTCACAAATATTGGCAACTATTCCTATTTTGCCCAGAATGAAGATACGGGTCAGGTGGAACCCCGACAATACGGCGAAAACATCAATTACTTTAAGATCAAATTGAGTAAAGAAATTCGCTTTGGAAAATTTGCCCTGGACAATCAGTTTATCTATCAGCAGGTAACTAGTGGTGAAGAGGTGCTTAGGGTACCTGACTTTATAACCAGAAACACCTTATATTACGCCAATCATATTTTTAAAGGTAAGCCAATGTACCTCGAAACAGGAGTCAGTTTTAGTTATTTCAGCAAATACCTGATGAACAGCTTCAACCCTGTTCTGAATGAATTTTACCTTCAAAATGAAAGGGAATATGGCGGTTTTCCGCTTCTTGACTTCTTTATCAATTTCAGGGTAAAGACCATGAGGGTGTTTTTTAAACTCGAACATTTTAACTCAGGATTTACGGAGAATAATTATTACTCTGCACCTACCTATCCCTATCGAGATTTTGTCGTTAGATTAGGATTGGTATGGAATTTCTTTATCTGATCATTCAAATGATTTAATGGGTCGGAACGGGCCCCAATTTCATTATGCAAAAAGAACTTCAAATTCAGGTTAGCGCTGAAACAGCTCATAAAAAGGACATGCTAAAAGCCTTGGTCTCAAAAAAAATTGCTGTTTCAGAGGATCAGATTTCCGGTCTGGAGATTTTGAAAAGATCCATTGATGCCAGGCAAAGATCCGTAAAAATAAATTTAAAGGTTCAGGTTTTTGTCAATGAACCACCTGTCAAAAAATCTCCTGAACTTCCTTTATACCCTGATGTAAGCAATGCTCAGGAAGTCCTTGTGATCGGTGCCGGTCCGGCCGGATTGTTCTCGGCCTTAAAACTGATCGAAAAAGGTTTAAAACCTGTTGTTCTGGAAAGAGGAAAAGATGTCAGAGAGCGAAGGCGTGATCTTGCCGCCATTACAAAGAACCATCTGGTCAATGAAGATTCGAATTACTGTTTTGGAGAAGGCGGTGCCGGAACCTACTCAGATGGAAAACTCTACACCCGCTCTAAAAAACGGGGTGATGTCAATAAGATCCTCAACCTGCTTATCGCCCATGGGGCAAACGAAGATATTGCGGTAAATGCGCATCCACATATAGGCACTAATAAGCTGCCAAAAATAATTCAGGCCATTCGTGAAACCATTATTCAATATGGCGGAAAGATCCTTTTTAACACAAGAGTCAATGATCTTTTGATTAAAAACAATGAAATCCAAGGGGTTGCCACACAATCAGGT
This DNA window, taken from Lutimonas zeaxanthinifaciens, encodes the following:
- a CDS encoding nucleoid-associated protein, which gives rise to MIKRNKASIPQFIIHKIGNKFNDTRNVFSEEPVVFDEDSYNLMLPFLLKPFGNLTESFRFNHHADINLNEINSYAQRLFKEEEFFVDGSKNILLHLFEQSNSAQIKTGDVIVALFDDIEFNEVQTKALGIFKIENKTNFFQTFQEGNSFDVVVQKGISTKKIDKGCLIVNYQDDEGMVVLSVDNNNYDAQYWIKNFLNVKYADDKNNHTQSYMEMCKDFSDEVLKTDYSTQEKSHFLAKTVDYLKENDTLNIHDFKDEVFEVEEQKDLFDDYKKLFETDKEVLIRNQFHISEAVVKKQKQKLKTEIKLDTNIQIKMDVEAPDASSEYLELGYDEEKKMKYYKVYFNEETS
- a CDS encoding putative porin — encoded protein: MLRKLSILILLLITTGIRGQINDGNLNTLDNRYVDVYGDTAKIYDKEVEVELSDKTYYHDYKVIDYKMDTTYIDTTLIMKKYYEFNLERKDAFELMPFHNPGQAYNSLAYTFKGNETYPKIGARAQHFNYYEVEDIKYYSVPTPSTELMWSTVLEQGHLLDAMFTFNLSRQFNASLSFKSIRSLGKYRHSLTDHGAARITMSYHTKNKRYFIRGHLVAQDLNNDQNGGLTDESLFYFESNDPNFSDRARLETNFTDAKSVIRGNRYYFDHFYVLWDKKDSLKSIPSDLKIGHQFNFERKHYEYEQESANSMFGPAFTREIDDDAKYSKFYNEAYLSLNSPITLGEVRFKVNNYAYNYSYKSIVITPDEVIDSKLEGNSFAIGGEWHTQFKKFNLDVDASQIISGNLTGHAYSAMASFKTDSTFQVTARAYSNNRSPNFNFLLNQSDYKYYNWQNDFKNEEINGIDFVFDSEKWIYASAYLTNIGNYSYFAQNEDTGQVEPRQYGENINYFKIKLSKEIRFGKFALDNQFIYQQVTSGEEVLRVPDFITRNTLYYANHIFKGKPMYLETGVSFSYFSKYLMNSFNPVLNEFYLQNEREYGGFPLLDFFINFRVKTMRVFFKLEHFNSGFTENNYYSAPTYPYRDFVVRLGLVWNFFI
- a CDS encoding protease inhibitor I42 family protein, whose amino-acid sequence is MKHLYFLFIIVPLVCSCQKESMKVKEGETFEIKLKSNRTTGYAWFLERELKNSILDSVSVQYVIPDNAATGAGGTEVWSFKARSKGEARLIFIYKRAWEKEGDQIRKEIGVKVE
- a CDS encoding ribonuclease HII — protein: MLELKYSSFDLEAGTDEAGRGCLAGPVVAAAVILPPYFKHPLLNDSKQLSEKKREFLRPVIEKEAISYAVAFIDHEKIDEINILNASILAMHNSLDGLDVDPDFVVVDGNKFKNYRNIPHETIVKGDGKFLNIAAASILAKTYRDEFMFKAHQNYPQYGWIRNKGYPTSEHRKAIREYGSSPLHRKSFKLLPEQLKLDL